The Cutaneotrichosporon cavernicola HIS019 DNA, chromosome: 5 DNA segment CAGTCGCTGGCATCCCTTCCACCCGCGCAGTGAGGATATACGACACGCGCCCGAAGGCGTGGTAGTCGTGCGTCGCCAGTGTGGCGGGTAGCAagatcgagaaggagaagctAGTGTAAGCTCCACATCACATGTACTACCCACCTTTGGCTCCCCTTCTCGAGCCAGATACCGTCTTCGAGGTCGCCACCGAGAatctcgacgccgcgctcaaagatgccgtcctcctcccatccccgTGACCCGAGCATATTTATGCGACACACGCTCTGCACGCCAATGCTAATGGTACGCACACGTCTTCTCTCCTTCATGacaacctcgagcgtgCCTGTCAACACCGTGTCCTCTGCCGGCGGTTCTCGCGACGATcctccaacctcgaggGGATGTAGGTCATACTGTCTAGGCGGCCGAACTAGCGCAATTCCCCTGCCGTTAGCAATGGTGCCAAGGGATCCGACCGGAAGCGATGGGCCGCGACTTTGATCATGggccgcgtccgcgtccgcgtctCCATTTGGCAACTccaccactcaccatccTGGCACGTGGATCGAGAGAGACCCCGCCTTGCTCTGTGGTTGTACGCTTGAGGTACGCAGGTAGATGGGTGGTGGCACGCGCGGACGGTCGTCCAGAGCCATAGGGTTGGGCAACGGGGAGCGATCAAGTGAATGGTAGGCGTATGGTGGCGGTGTATTGGATCTAACCGACTCCTCAGTATGGGAATGGAGATGGGTAGCCGGTGCTGATCTCGTGTGGTTGTTAGACAGAGATGGTCTGCCATTGCTCCCACTCAAAGACGTAGACGAGTTTCCACGCACCCGGCCGCGTAGCTGTTCGAGCGGATTGGAGGGGCGGCGATTGTTGGCTGCgggagaggaagatgtGCCAAAGCCAGAGGTGCGGCGTGGTTGCTCTATCGAGGAAGCCGACTGTTGGCTCGACTGTTGACTagccgaggcggcgcgacgtCTGCCAGGCCAGAAAGACATTTGATGAACAGAACGAGGACAACTTGGATGTCTCTCTCAGACTGGGAACTGAGTCTGAGGATTCAAAGACTGTCGAGAATGAATAGAGCAAAGACACGGAGATGCCGTGAGATGCATTGACGTTTCTGTTGGGTTCGAGACTGAGAGGTGGGCGCGGGGCCAGGTAATAGGGAAGGTAGTGGGTCTTGCGGGGAAGACAAGGCAGTTGAGCCCAGTTTGGGCAGTTTGGGCAGTTTGGGCGTTGCTTGGCGAAGTGACCTGTGCGCCGTCACCAGCGTGCACGGGCCTGCGTTTCGTAGATCACCAGAAATGTAAGATGAGAGGCGAGCTGTgcgtcgacggccgcgggcgcgggcgctTGGTCAAACGTGAAGAGAAGCAGTTGAGAGatggggggaagggggggggaaTACGTGGTGGGAATGAAGTATTCTGCGGTCTGCAGCAATTGCGGCTTCAGACATTATCGGCTCCATTATCTGTCTTGAGCCGGACTTATATTCCGCATGAGTCGGGTTGACTCACCCGGTTTCCGGCACATGGTAACAAGACGGTCTCAACATGGTCCCCGCTCGACCGATCTCTGTAAACTACCAAGCAGCTAGGCCTTGCACCTCAGCCTACACCCCCAAAAGCGGCCCGAGATACCTCATAGAAACTAGAGTACACTAAAGGACAAATCAACTCGACATTGAGTCGCTGTAATCTGGAAGCTTAATAATCAGGCCTTAATGGAGGGGTCAAGATGACGATGAATGAAGGGAGGCTTAAATTACCAAGTCATGAGACCACAGACTGACGCGGCTTCCAGGCCTGTGCCTCGTAAGCCCCTGGCCTGCCCACCGGGGTCTGTGTCTGGGTCTGGGACCACGACCACCAACAGAGGTAAATGCATATCAGAGGCATCCTCCAATGCCGGCAAACGGATCTACGGACACTAACTGTATAGCAGACAGCACTTAACGGACGGAACATGAGCGCATCGGAtccgtcgacgagcacgccaAATCGAGTCAACCTCTCTACGCGTCATCACTCATCACTGACCATAACGCTACGTTTCACAACAGCCTCCATGACACCATAATCAGTCAGCAAACGGCAATGCGCAACGTGTGTGGGTGCGTAGTACAAGCTCTGCATGGTCAGATATCTAAAGCCTCATCACATACTAATCCTAGCGACAGAGCAAAGGTTCCAGCTCCCCTCGGTCCCCGATATCCCAGTTAAGGGGTCAGACGAGACTTGGGTATAAGCGTGCGACAGCTCCAGTTGCTGGTGCGCTCTGCTCTGCCGCGTCGGATTCGCATGATTAAAGACGTCAAACCTAGTAAGCAACAAGCTTAGTAGAGGCGCTGGGGCTTGCCCATGGTCGACTTGAGGTGGAGCGAGCCGACGTTCTGCCACTGAAACAGTCAGCCAGGTTTAAGCAGAGGGGTACTAACCTGCTTCTTAAGAAGCGAGATGAGGAAGTTGATCGAAAGCATAGTGTTCTGCATGATctggtcctcctccatgtcGACGTGGCCGACAGCGACACCGAGGCAGAGCACCTTCTTAAGCTGGAACTTGATGGTGctcttgacctcgacaaccTTGCGGGCGAGGTCCTCGGAGTGCGAAACGGGGGTAGGGAACTTGCCCGCCTTGGAGAGACCGGGACCGAGGAGACGGGGGATCTGCTTGATGAGGGCCTCCgaagcgaggaaggcgtcGTACTTCTGGGCGAGCTTCTTGACGAGCTTCTTGTTCTTGTTGAGCTTCTTGAGGTCCTCAACGGTCATGAacgcgagctcctcgtcgagctgcttAGCACGGTCGACGTCcatggcgtcggcgagaaTGCAGAGCTGCAtgcgggggcgggggacGTTGGGAAGCTTGACAGTGCCCGAGAAACTGTTTGATCAGCACCCagttgtcgtcgtcgtgtcTCCGCGCCACGCGCGCATAGATACTAACCGCTTGTCACGCTGGGGGTCGTAGTTCTTGAGGCCAATCTGGAGCTCGATGGTCTCGACGAAGTTACGCTTCTTGCCGAGGCCCTCACGCTGGCCCTCGAGCGAGGActccttgaggaggacctTGATGGACGAACGCACGCTAGAAGCCTGGAGCTGCGGGCGTTAGTGGGAGCTCTTGCGGTACACATTGCAAGGCTACGCatcgctgtcgtcgactCGTTGCGCGCGCCCGCCATCGCGCTCACCTTGCTCATCGTTTTTGGGTTGGTTTGAAGGATGAGGAACACTCAGGTCCGACATCAATTTTGGTGGATTTCGCTGATCCAACTGTAACGCCGTAATCTCCGAAGTCGTGgcacctccactttccGGGCGATTTCGAGATGCATGTTCACTCCCAAGTCCAAGTCACTGCATAAAGATACCCACTAGCAACCACAATGTCCGTCGCCCGCGGATACACGCGCATCGCGCTCGGAAAGGTCTCGAACCCACCCATCCTTCCCATTCCCGGAGTGCGCGCGGGTAACAATGTCCCGTTCTCTCTCAAGAAGACCCGCCGCAACTGGAAGCCGAACACGGCACGATTCACCTGGCCTGTCGGTGTTGTCGCGGGCGCGATGAACCGTGTCATGGCCGCGCGCCagacgctcgaggccgacccCGCTGCCAAGGTGGCTACGCGCGACCTGTACCCCCGCCTCAACAAGATCAAGATGACCAGGCAACAGTCGAGGGAGGTGCTCAAAGCCGGTGGTCTTGAGGGCATGCTTGTGAGTGCCCGGCGAGCGCGGATATGTTTGTGAGAGGGCGTTATGCTGATGCTGTTCAATATCTGTTTCTTCCGCCGTTGTTGTTTGTTTCCATCTCCATCGGTTTCACAACTTGAATTGCAACTCGTTTCGATGgctccctcccctccaccttccaGCTGTCCCGCCCGTCGAAGCACTTCACGCACCAGGGCCGCGCGCTGCGCAACGAGATGTTCGAGAAGCTGCACGAGCTGCGGCGGTCGCTTGACTCTAACCAGCAGAGCTAGACCAAGGCATAGAAGGTAGCGCAGCATCGGCCCGTAGCATAGCATGTACACTCTCCACTGGCACGAGGGGAGGCTGACGGTCAAGCTGCCGTTGACAGACAAGTGGTTGATTTCGTCTTCTGACTGTTCAGCGATGCGCCGGCAGCTGGCAACCCATGGGGTTCTACGACTCGCACTGAAATGACCTCTCGAATACGCGTGGACATTGCGACCATGACCGTGATGGAGCAGCAGTCCAATTAATGGAATCGAGCAGCTACTCTGGTCGCTCAtcagcgccgagcgccttgcGGTCGTCCACGGTGCCGAGCACGTCACATTCGTTGCAGTCGTGTCAGGTGAACGAGCGAAGCTAGGCTAGGGCCTGACAGATgagacggcggcgcgtctTGATGTTCAAAGGGGTCCAGACATGCGTGGAATTAAGATGTTGCAGGCCGCTGAGAACATGCTTGGGCCAGATTTCCCGCCTGGCTTGGAATCCCCACAGCCCAGAGCCCGTCGTTGTCTCGTGAGAGCTTCAACGCCGACAGCTCTCACTGACGTAAGACTTGAGCGTAAGCGAAGCCGGCCTCGATAATGGTCCATGTACAGAGCCCGTTACGGGTTGTTTCCGCTGATGCTAAGCGACTTTTAGCGGATATACTTCGCGCGATTAGATTCGAACGCAGTTGCAGGAGTAGGCCCGAATTGTCTCTGATATTGTCATGCTTGGTAATATGGCGCCGTGCTAGCCGGTTACGGTTAATTCCATGCCGGAAATGTTTACCAACATATATATCTGCACGACTTTGATTCTGCATCTCCGTTGTACACGTCGCACACCTCTATCACCATGGTCAGCTCGTCTCAGCTCTTTGCGCCGatccagctcggcgccgcggAACTCAAGCATCGCGTGGTGCTTGCGCCGTTGACCCGCATGCGCTCCGACCTCAAGACAGCCGTCCCGCCCGACCTCGCGATCGAGTACTATGCCCAGCGCGCGTCTGGTAAGCTTTAGATACTGCAACAAGCTAACACTCAGAGGGCGGTCTCCTCGTCTCTGAGGGCGTGTTCATTGCCGCCGAGGCAGGCGGTATGGCCGGCGTGCCTGGTATCTGGTCCGAAGCTCAAATTGCGCAGTGGCGCCGTGTGACGGACGCAGTGCACGCCAAGGGTGGCATCATCTTTGCCCAGCTGTGGGCTCTTGGGTGAGTGAGATACGAGGGTTGAACTGAGACAAAAGGCGCGTTGCCAACCCAGCCCTCGTGCCAACTGTGTATGGTCCTTCGGGCGACCCCTATGTCGCCAACCCCAAGAAGCCAGTGCCTGTCAAGGTCACGCCGATGGGtgaggccgagatcgaccgCTGGGTCGCGCACTACGCCAACGGAGCCAAGAACGCCATCAAGGCCGGTTTTGATGGTGTGGAGATCCACGGTGCAAACGGATACATTGTCGACCAGTTTTTGCAGTCCATCACCAACAAGCGTACCGACAAGTACGGTGGGAGCATTGAGAACCggctcctcttccccctccgCGTGTTGAATGGGGTGTGTGAAGCTATTGGTCCCGAGCGGGTTGGAATCCGCATGTCGCCCTTCGGTATCGTGCAGGGAATGCGCGAGACTGTTCCCCTCGACACGTTCATTCCCTGGACCAAGGCGATTATCGCTGCCCAGCCCCACCTCGCATACATCCACGCCGTGACCCCGCGGACGTACGGTACGGCCGACTTGCCAGCCAACATGATTATCGAGACGGACGACCTGCAACCcatccgcgagctcgctaACAAAGCCCACATCCCGTTCATCTCGGCTGGCGCTTACAAACCAGCCGGGGCTGTCGAGACCGCCGACAAGTATGGCGACCTGATTGCTTTCGGTCGATACTTTATCTCTAACCCCGACTTGCCGGAGCGTATCGCCCAGGGATGGGAGCTTAACAACTACGACCGGTCGACGTTCTACACTCGCGGCGCAAAGGGTTACGTCGAGTGAGTGAGATCTGGAGAAAGGAGCTGACGATTAGCTACCCAGAGTACAAGGGCGCTGCAGCCCGCCTCTAGACATAGAATCTAGACATGGAAAGATGGCAGTTAGATCTTGAATGTGAGATGATGTTGGCAGTGCGTTGAGCAGTGCGTTGAGTAGTACACTGAGCTTGCTTGTCCACAGACTTATCATTCCTACTGACTCTGAATTTCGACAAAATGGAGCATCCAGTGACGGACCGCAATCAGTCGAGGATGCGTCCCCCGCGACGCCACACTCATCCTGGTGAGCCAGGTGTTATCTCTTGCAACCTTGGCGACCCCAAGGCACTCACTTGCTCGCAGCTGCCTCGAGGCCACAAGAACCATCACGTGACCCGCGCAAAGATGGCGACTGTCACAACTTGTCAGCCCCTATGGTGTAATGGTAACACGTGAGTCTCATAATCTCTAGCCCTCAGTTCGATTCTGAGTGGGGGCAGCTTTTTCGAGTCTGTGGCAAGTTGATCCTTGTCGATGCTTGCGCGCCAGACGGCAACGACCCCAGCGGTTGGGGCCTGAGATGAAAACAGTCCTCATGTCCAAtgcgccaacgccgagaATCGAAACTTGTGGTCATTGTAGTGCAGCCGGCCTCAGTGGTGCGAGTTCACAGACCACGGGGCGAGATGAGGACATGAGAAAAAGGATGCCAAGTTGCCGAGAGAGCGAGAGAGCGAGAGAGCTGTTGCTCCAAGAGTCGCCAACGACATGGCGGCAACTGCATGTCACAGAAACAGAATTTGGGGGAGCGGCGTCGCCCACCTCCCAGGAGGTTCAGGAGCACGGCGCTACAAGTCCGAGACTGGCCCATCTGCTGACACGTCAGTACGAGAGCCTGCGGCCCATCGACGCAGCTCTGAGGGGCGTACTGGTACACCGATGCCATAGCCTATACAGTATCCTCAATCCGTGTCACTATACAATCCTCAGCGTCCTGCGCCCCGTCTCGTATTTGGCTGCCTCACTCTACGTCGCAGCGACGCTAAACCTAGAGTCAGAGCGGGGGGGATGTGGGGAAAAGTGGAGGATAGTATACTCACAATCTGCGCATACTCATGGAAGTCTGGGAGGGGCTCAAAGTCGCCAAagttgagctcgtcgagatcGACACCGTCGGGATAATACCCCGGGTCCTGGTACGCGTGGTGTTCCTCCTGTGGTGGGACGCAGAGGCTGTGCTGTAGTCCgaagacggcggcggccgagtcgaggagaaCGCGTACGGGCGAGCACGTCGTGTCGGGAATggggacggcggcggcggcggcggcggcggacgcGGCAACGAAGAGGAATGACAAGACGCGCATGGTGTGACGTTGAGAACAGGTCGGAGGGGTTGCAGTAGTCTGTTCGAGTGCTGGAGTCGACGAGTTCTCAGGATCGGTTATTTGTATCAATTGATTGATAGATGTTGTCCCTGTTGACCCCTTGGCTTGCTTGAATTGCACCACAGGAGATTTGGGGAATACCTACTGTAGGCTCATCCTGCTAAACGACCACAGCTCCCAGCCTCATGCATGGCTCACAGTTGACCATACGCTACATGTCGGAATAAGCGCACCCAAATCATGTATCAGTACACTGTAGGCTACCAAGTCTTACTAGACCCAACGAATTAGCAGATTAGTGCACTAATCTGGTGACAGGCCGTGCTCGGACCTGAGATAGAGATAAGCTCAGGTGGCTTGGGAGCGGCGTGCTTTTGAAAAGACAGGGTCACAACAATACAACAACACCACAACAGCGTGGCCAAACTATCCTCACAAACGTAGTGGACCAGGGTTGCGACGCGTTCGACGGCTCCTGAAGCAGTTGTTAGGCTGATGTTTGAGGTGTCCACTCTTGTCCTCTAACGTATCAGCGCATCACCACCAACCACCCAAGTCACGA contains these protein-coding regions:
- the RPL10A gene encoding uncharacterized protein (Belongs to the universal ribosomal protein uL1 family), producing the protein MSKLQASSVRSSIKVLLKESSLEGQREGLGKKRNFVETIELQIGLKNYDPQRDKRFSGTVKLPNVPRPRMQLCILADAMDVDRAKQLDEELAFMTVEDLKKLNKNKKLVKKLAQKYDAFLASEALIKQIPRLLGPGLSKAGKFPTPVSHSEDLARKVVEVKSTIKFQLKKVLCLGVAVGHVDMEEDQIMQNTMLSINFLISLLKKQWQNVGSLHLKSTMGKPQRLY
- a CDS encoding uncharacterized protein (NADH:flavin oxidoreductase / NADH oxidase family): MVSSSQLFAPIQLGAAELKHRVVLAPLTRMRSDLKTAVPPDLAIEYYAQRASEGGLLVSEGVFIAAEAGGMAGVPGIWSEAQIAQWRRVTDAVHAKGGIIFAQLWALGRVANPALVPTVYGPSGDPYVANPKKPVPVKVTPMGEAEIDRWVAHYANGAKNAIKAGFDGVEIHGANGYIVDQFLQSITNKRTDKYGGSIENRLLFPLRVLNGVCEAIGPERVGIRMSPFGIVQGMRETVPLDTFIPWTKAIIAAQPHLAYIHAVTPRTYGTADLPANMIIETDDLQPIRELANKAHIPFISAGAYKPAGAVETADKYGDLIAFGRYFISNPDLPERIAQGWELNNYDRSTFYTRGAKGYVDYPEYKGAAARL